Proteins found in one Amycolatopsis umgeniensis genomic segment:
- a CDS encoding non-ribosomal peptide synthetase has product MLSLTGAQLGIWTAQRLEPDSPYYVVGDVVEVRGERPIDVAVLAEAIRATVEEADSLRLRVFETPDGPRQLVSAEPVPSPEVVDLRGAADPEAAAHERVEAERRRVAEACRGMLDRPLFAHLVLRLSESEVWFTQLGHHLVFDGYTAAMLARRTAARYTAFLQGKDVPPSTFARFADLVEADREYRAGDRFQRDREYWRERFTPLPDLDDGGGASGPPEHTVTARSILPASDVARLRELGKLAGTTWGDALIACYAAFLHRVLGWGDVVFALPLMCREGAALRTPAMAVNVLPLRVTVRPEDSGAELTARVSVALKEMRAHQRYRGEDLPQDLAVPGAGALLHGRGINLKAFDLKLDFAGAHGTMRNVAGGPPEDMGLSVLPTSDGGLLLGFEVDARTHDQAAVDAKLTALRCLITAMTEPDGPAVGGADLVPAGERDTLLDAWSTPAPDAELLGVPELLDALEPGRTALVFGDERLTAGELVTRVHRLARALRARGVGPDDVVALALPRSADLVVALLAVLDAGAAFLPLDLAHPVERLRELAAEAGAVLTVATDPEIVPGPHLLLDETDLSTLDGSPLGISRHPEHLAYVIFTSGSTGRPKGVLGRVGGLATLLRHHRATTVAETERAAGRPLRVAHTYSFAFDSALDQLMWLLFGHELHVYGTDVARDADELLAAFARDRIDVVDTTPSMAAPLVDAGLLDRPNPPALLVLGGEATPPALWRRVAESGVRARNMYGPTEATVDGAGSWLDDGEPTIGTAVPGTAVRVLDAALRPAPAGTPGELYLAGPHLARGYLGRPDATAERFVADPYGAPGDRMYRTGDLARWVPGRGLEYLGRRDGQVKVRGHRVELGEVEAALATVPGVRAAAAAVRGPRLVGYVVGDVVPDDVRAELAGRVPEHLVPAAVVVLDSLPLTSNGKIDRAALPAPRAAAGRTAATERERLLCATIAEVIGVEEVAVDDDFFALGGDSITAISVSSRLRAHGLDLRPRDLLARRSFEALAAASAEIAGPAEPPDEPVGEVPAPPIVRALLDSHPDVRTVDGYTQWTAIRLDEDLPPYLLIEGVQTLLDHHDALRLHSEDELRVRERGAVKASDVVIEATGDPAEVAAELAASLDLRTGVLRVALLPGHLVIVIHHLAIDGVSWRILLPDLRAACAGERLEPVGTSWRRHAQLLAEQGTSGARRGELDHWRGALDGPRLGHRPLDRAADTVATARRSVTLASPEQTEAVLTGLPAAYRAGPDDVLLAALVLALRSWRETPVPAETVSLEGHGRDQDGLDLSRTVGWFTAEHPLRVPATAVATAADFDSALEGGDAAGKLLRAAKEAKRAVPDSGSGFGVLRYLDPLTRDELAAVPPPDVVLNYLGRFAALPGTGWKLPEEDPFAVTEPDAKSLEQLLALNCFVREDGSPRLAVEWTAASAVLSAESVEALQEAWARALEALAAHAARIGPDGGGLTPSDLPLVGLGQSDIDELERRGRIEDVLPATPLQTGLSFHTLARGDEDTDVYVVQAVTLLSGALDVDRMREAAAEVLRRHPALRVHLHTTDAGEVVQVVPAAVSLDWRHSNAAREEVAAECRAELARPFDPAAPPLIRFLLLTLGADEHRLVLTNHHALLDGWSMPLVGRTLLATYAELDGGPAAPVAPPLSEYHRVLGERDPDAGLQAWREALAGLDEGTRLAPASVESTVERPERVTVELGGEFSERLRAFARERGITPTTVFQTAWGVLLARLTGRRDVVFGCPVSGRPADVPGVERMVGQLGGTIPVRVRFDPADTAVTVLERVHTESVRLTDHHHTGLPDIQRAAGVGDLFDTMLVMENFPLSSRARTTLAPGLDLVGVDITDATHYPLTVIVLPGDEFTVGLGYQPQAFTRDEAESYGRWLRAVLHEIVTDPARPVARLRALDADEERAMLRLGEGPEPKRERGGALAEFARWVRETPDAEAVVCRNRSLTYAELDRQANRLAHSLIEAGVKPQDPVAVLLRRDVDLVVALFGVFKAGAVHVPMDPDYPADRLAYMLGDIEPAAAVSTSDVDGLPVIDPGHLSLVDTDPSIRLSDDALAYVIYTSGTTGKPKGVAVPHRGVPSLIALQEDIVGIGTAERYLHFASTSFDVAFWQFMLPLLSGGTSVIAPEEVRVSGDDLLAYAAEHRVTGLNLLPSFLSAMPDDATVDPDVFFVVGAERLDPELARRWGNRRALFNAYGPTEVTINSVTWHYDPADPGPLPIGRPDPEVRAYVLDGGLLPVGTNVTGELYLAGPKLAQGYVGRAALTAERFVADPFGPPGERMYRTGDLVRWRPDGQIVFLGRADHQVKLRGFRIELGEIETALTAHDDVRASAVIVREDRLVAYVVPVDGAEPEPAALREYLAADLPAYMVPTAFVPLDRLPLGPSGKLDRTALPAPEARSAQGREPATPAEAVLLRVVRDLLGPGVGLDDGFLEAGGDSIASLRVVSRARREGLHLTARDVLEGGTVAGIAARCGEPARAEEAPAVGDAPLTPIMRDLLLRAEKAADGFCQWVEICVPGASDLARWRSVLDAVLARHDVLRAHLVEDALRVPDVGAVTAHSVLTTVQASGDPRAVLDAQVERIVARMDPRTGPLLRAVLVDAGEERPGRLLLVAHHLVADAVTWRVLLDDVEQAFYGNALHRRGQSFLGWARSLRSAAPHREDESRYWQGISAAPETRLGRTGLDPARDTVATARHHRLDIGADTTHAVLTALPAAYRTGPDTVLLTALARAVGAWRGTRADLLVAVESHGRPGHTPDFAGTVDLAQTAGWFTAVHPARIAPPAGSLPTALRVVRDHLRAAGDGLGHGILGVEGPRPEVAWNYLGRFPSAPVEETPWQRPPDADPLGSGGGADLPLPYALTVNAMVPDGGTLGVRFTWPSALFGDDEIAVLGEHFRRELDELAADLPGPGEVLPLTPLQEVILRESRAADEDPYPVQAAFALSGDLDVDALRAAASALVRRQPNLGAVFPTSHEVQVIPAAPEAGFRVRDVSEVDTALDEELAEPFDLANGPLWRVAVLRQGPERQTLVLTSHHLLSDGWSAPRILGELFALYAGKPLPEPVPPSRYTRLLAAADHSADVRAWRAELDGLPEGDHLPRTGGAAEPALFTVDSALVTELTRSGASRGLTVNMLLQGAWAAVLAAHAGRPDVSFGVMTSNRTSDVDGVEEIIGLLANSVPVRARFTGTVAEALADLQARQQAMAGHHRIGLPELASLAGRERLFDSLLVFENYPVDPAKLREPAPGLTVTGTRFRERTHHPVSVTVVPGQDGWEGVLYARDADARSLAGDLVRFLEELPSWLDGDAAGFVGER; this is encoded by the coding sequence ATGTTGAGTCTCACCGGAGCCCAGCTGGGCATCTGGACCGCACAGCGACTGGAACCCGACTCGCCGTACTACGTCGTCGGTGACGTGGTGGAGGTCCGGGGTGAGCGGCCGATCGACGTCGCCGTGCTGGCCGAGGCGATCCGGGCGACCGTCGAGGAGGCCGACAGCCTGCGGCTGCGGGTCTTCGAGACACCGGACGGCCCTCGTCAGCTGGTGTCCGCGGAACCGGTGCCGTCGCCGGAAGTGGTGGACCTGCGGGGCGCGGCCGATCCGGAGGCCGCGGCGCACGAGCGCGTGGAGGCCGAACGCCGCCGGGTCGCCGAGGCTTGCCGCGGCATGCTGGACCGGCCCCTGTTCGCCCACCTCGTGCTGCGGCTTTCGGAGTCGGAGGTGTGGTTCACCCAGCTCGGGCACCACCTCGTTTTCGACGGCTACACCGCCGCGATGCTCGCGCGCCGCACCGCGGCCCGCTACACCGCTTTCCTCCAGGGCAAGGACGTGCCGCCTTCGACGTTCGCCCGATTCGCCGATCTGGTCGAGGCCGATCGCGAATACCGTGCCGGTGACCGGTTCCAGCGGGATCGGGAGTACTGGCGGGAGCGGTTCACGCCGCTGCCGGACCTCGACGACGGCGGCGGCGCGTCCGGTCCGCCCGAGCACACCGTGACCGCGCGGTCGATCCTGCCCGCTTCGGACGTGGCACGCCTGCGCGAACTGGGCAAACTCGCCGGGACGACCTGGGGTGACGCGCTGATCGCGTGCTACGCCGCTTTCCTGCACCGCGTGCTCGGCTGGGGCGATGTCGTGTTCGCCCTGCCGTTGATGTGCCGTGAAGGAGCGGCGCTGCGGACTCCGGCGATGGCGGTCAACGTGCTGCCGCTGCGGGTCACGGTACGTCCGGAAGACTCGGGCGCCGAACTGACCGCGCGGGTGTCGGTCGCGCTGAAGGAGATGCGCGCGCACCAGCGCTACCGGGGCGAGGACCTGCCGCAGGATCTCGCGGTGCCCGGCGCCGGCGCGCTGCTGCACGGCCGGGGCATCAACCTCAAGGCGTTCGACCTCAAGCTCGATTTCGCGGGCGCGCACGGCACCATGCGCAACGTCGCGGGCGGGCCGCCCGAGGACATGGGCCTGTCCGTGCTCCCGACCTCGGACGGCGGACTGCTGCTCGGCTTCGAGGTCGACGCGCGGACCCACGACCAGGCCGCCGTCGACGCCAAGCTGACCGCGCTGCGGTGCCTGATCACCGCGATGACCGAACCGGACGGTCCGGCCGTCGGCGGCGCCGATCTGGTCCCGGCGGGGGAGCGGGACACCCTGCTCGACGCGTGGTCCACTCCCGCACCGGACGCCGAACTCCTTGGCGTACCGGAGCTTCTCGACGCACTTGAGCCCGGGCGGACGGCCTTGGTCTTCGGTGACGAACGGCTGACGGCCGGGGAACTCGTCACCCGGGTGCACCGGCTCGCTCGGGCACTGCGGGCCCGCGGTGTCGGGCCCGATGACGTCGTCGCGCTGGCTTTGCCGCGATCGGCGGATCTCGTCGTCGCCTTGCTGGCGGTGCTCGACGCCGGGGCGGCGTTCCTGCCGCTGGATCTCGCGCATCCGGTCGAACGGTTGCGGGAACTCGCCGCCGAAGCCGGTGCCGTCCTCACCGTGGCCACCGACCCGGAGATCGTGCCCGGACCACACCTCCTGCTCGACGAAACCGATCTGTCCACACTGGACGGATCGCCGCTGGGGATTTCGCGTCACCCGGAACATCTCGCGTACGTCATCTTCACTTCCGGCTCGACCGGCCGTCCCAAGGGCGTGCTCGGCCGGGTCGGGGGACTGGCGACGTTGCTGCGTCATCACCGCGCGACCACGGTCGCCGAGACCGAACGCGCCGCGGGCAGGCCGCTCCGGGTGGCGCACACGTACTCGTTCGCCTTCGATTCCGCGCTCGATCAGCTCATGTGGCTGCTGTTCGGGCACGAACTGCACGTCTACGGGACGGATGTCGCCCGTGACGCCGACGAACTGCTGGCCGCGTTCGCCCGCGACCGGATCGACGTCGTCGACACCACGCCGTCGATGGCCGCGCCGCTGGTCGACGCCGGACTGCTCGACCGCCCGAACCCGCCCGCGCTGCTCGTCCTCGGCGGCGAGGCGACCCCGCCCGCGTTGTGGCGTCGCGTCGCGGAGTCCGGTGTCCGCGCCCGCAACATGTACGGCCCCACCGAGGCCACTGTGGACGGTGCCGGATCCTGGCTGGACGACGGGGAACCGACCATCGGGACAGCGGTACCGGGCACGGCGGTGCGAGTGCTCGACGCCGCGCTGCGTCCGGCGCCCGCGGGCACCCCGGGCGAGCTGTACCTCGCCGGACCACATCTGGCGCGCGGGTACCTGGGGCGTCCGGACGCGACCGCCGAGCGGTTCGTCGCCGATCCCTACGGTGCGCCGGGCGATCGCATGTACCGCACGGGAGACCTCGCTCGCTGGGTGCCGGGCCGCGGGCTGGAGTACCTGGGCCGCCGCGACGGTCAGGTGAAGGTGCGCGGCCACCGCGTCGAACTCGGCGAGGTCGAGGCCGCGCTGGCCACCGTCCCCGGTGTGCGCGCGGCGGCCGCCGCGGTGCGCGGACCGAGGCTCGTCGGATACGTCGTCGGCGACGTCGTCCCGGACGACGTCCGTGCCGAACTTGCCGGGCGGGTCCCGGAGCATCTCGTGCCGGCCGCCGTGGTCGTGCTCGACTCGCTTCCGTTGACCTCCAACGGGAAGATCGACAGGGCGGCGTTGCCCGCCCCGCGAGCGGCGGCGGGCCGGACCGCGGCCACCGAACGCGAGCGGCTGCTGTGCGCGACCATCGCCGAGGTCATCGGCGTCGAAGAAGTCGCCGTCGACGACGACTTCTTCGCACTGGGCGGCGACAGCATCACCGCGATCAGCGTCAGCAGCAGGCTGCGCGCGCACGGTCTCGACCTGCGGCCCCGCGATCTGCTCGCCCGGCGCAGTTTCGAGGCGCTGGCGGCGGCGAGCGCGGAGATCGCCGGACCGGCGGAGCCGCCGGACGAGCCCGTCGGTGAGGTACCCGCCCCGCCGATCGTCCGCGCCCTGCTCGACTCGCATCCTGACGTCAGGACGGTCGACGGTTACACGCAATGGACCGCGATCCGGCTCGACGAGGACCTTCCGCCGTACCTGCTGATCGAGGGCGTGCAAACGCTCCTGGACCATCACGACGCCCTGCGCCTGCATTCAGAGGACGAATTGCGGGTTCGCGAGCGGGGAGCCGTGAAGGCGTCCGACGTGGTCATCGAAGCCACCGGCGATCCGGCGGAGGTCGCGGCGGAACTCGCGGCTTCGCTCGATCTCCGGACCGGAGTGCTCCGGGTCGCGCTGCTGCCCGGCCATCTCGTCATCGTGATCCATCACCTGGCGATCGACGGCGTTTCGTGGCGAATCCTCCTGCCGGACCTGCGCGCCGCTTGCGCGGGCGAGAGGCTCGAACCGGTGGGGACGTCGTGGCGGCGGCACGCGCAACTCCTTGCCGAGCAGGGGACTTCGGGTGCCCGGCGCGGCGAACTCGACCACTGGCGGGGAGCGCTCGACGGCCCGCGCCTCGGTCACCGTCCGCTCGACAGGGCGGCCGACACGGTCGCGACCGCGCGGCGCTCGGTCACCCTCGCCTCACCGGAGCAGACCGAGGCGGTGCTCACCGGTCTGCCCGCGGCCTACCGCGCCGGACCGGACGACGTCCTGCTCGCCGCGCTCGTCCTCGCTCTCCGGTCGTGGCGGGAGACCCCGGTCCCGGCCGAAACCGTATCCCTCGAAGGGCACGGCCGGGACCAGGACGGCCTGGACCTGTCGCGCACCGTCGGCTGGTTCACCGCCGAGCATCCGCTGCGCGTGCCCGCCACGGCGGTGGCCACGGCCGCGGACTTCGACAGCGCGCTCGAGGGCGGCGACGCGGCCGGAAAGCTGCTGCGGGCCGCCAAAGAGGCCAAACGCGCCGTGCCGGACAGCGGTTCTGGCTTCGGGGTCCTGCGCTACCTCGACCCGCTCACCCGGGACGAGCTCGCCGCCGTCCCGCCGCCGGACGTCGTGCTGAACTACCTCGGCCGGTTCGCGGCGCTGCCCGGCACCGGCTGGAAGCTGCCGGAGGAAGACCCGTTCGCGGTCACCGAACCGGATGCCAAATCGCTGGAACAACTACTGGCGCTGAACTGCTTCGTCCGTGAGGACGGCAGTCCCCGGCTCGCCGTCGAATGGACCGCGGCCAGTGCGGTCCTGTCCGCGGAAAGCGTCGAGGCGCTTCAAGAAGCGTGGGCGCGAGCGCTCGAAGCGCTGGCCGCGCACGCGGCCCGGATCGGACCGGACGGTGGCGGGCTCACGCCGTCGGACCTGCCGCTGGTCGGCCTCGGCCAGTCCGACATCGACGAGCTCGAACGCCGGGGCCGGATCGAGGACGTCCTGCCCGCGACGCCGTTGCAGACCGGGCTTTCGTTCCACACCCTGGCTCGCGGCGACGAAGACACCGACGTCTACGTGGTGCAGGCCGTCACCCTGCTCAGCGGCGCGCTCGACGTCGACCGCATGCGGGAAGCCGCGGCGGAAGTGCTGCGGCGGCATCCCGCGTTGCGAGTCCACCTGCACACCACCGACGCGGGCGAAGTCGTCCAGGTGGTACCCGCGGCGGTGTCGCTGGACTGGCGGCACTCGAACGCGGCGCGCGAGGAGGTCGCGGCCGAGTGCCGTGCCGAACTGGCCCGACCGTTCGATCCGGCGGCCCCGCCGCTGATCCGGTTCCTGCTGCTGACCCTCGGCGCGGACGAGCACCGCCTGGTGCTCACCAACCATCACGCGCTGCTCGACGGCTGGTCGATGCCGCTGGTCGGCCGCACCCTGTTGGCCACCTACGCCGAACTCGACGGCGGCCCGGCGGCCCCGGTCGCCCCGCCGCTTTCGGAGTACCACCGGGTGCTCGGCGAACGCGACCCGGACGCGGGGCTGCAGGCATGGCGCGAGGCTCTGGCCGGACTCGACGAGGGCACCCGGCTCGCTCCCGCCAGTGTCGAGTCCACCGTGGAGCGTCCGGAGCGGGTCACCGTGGAACTGGGCGGGGAGTTCAGCGAACGGCTGCGCGCCTTCGCCCGCGAACGCGGGATCACGCCGACGACGGTGTTCCAGACCGCGTGGGGAGTGCTGCTCGCCAGGCTGACCGGCCGCCGGGACGTCGTGTTCGGCTGCCCGGTCTCCGGCCGTCCGGCCGACGTCCCCGGTGTCGAGCGGATGGTCGGGCAACTCGGCGGCACGATTCCGGTGCGGGTGCGGTTCGATCCCGCCGACACCGCGGTCACCGTGCTGGAACGCGTGCACACCGAAAGCGTCCGGCTCACCGACCACCACCACACCGGGCTGCCGGACATCCAGCGCGCGGCCGGCGTCGGCGACCTGTTCGACACGATGCTGGTGATGGAGAACTTCCCGCTCTCCAGCCGCGCCCGCACCACCCTGGCACCCGGCCTCGACCTCGTCGGGGTCGACATCACCGACGCCACGCACTATCCGCTCACGGTGATCGTGCTGCCCGGCGACGAGTTCACCGTCGGCCTCGGTTACCAGCCCCAGGCCTTCACACGCGACGAGGCCGAGTCCTACGGGCGCTGGCTGCGTGCCGTGCTGCACGAGATCGTCACCGACCCGGCGCGGCCGGTCGCCCGGCTGCGGGCACTCGACGCCGACGAGGAACGCGCGATGCTGCGCCTCGGGGAGGGCCCGGAACCGAAGCGGGAACGCGGCGGCGCCTTGGCGGAATTCGCCCGCTGGGTGCGGGAGACCCCGGACGCCGAGGCCGTCGTCTGCCGGAACCGGAGCCTGACCTACGCCGAACTGGACCGGCAAGCCAACCGGCTCGCGCACAGCCTGATCGAAGCCGGGGTGAAACCGCAGGATCCGGTCGCGGTCCTGCTGCGCCGCGACGTCGACCTGGTGGTCGCGCTGTTCGGCGTGTTCAAGGCCGGAGCCGTCCACGTGCCGATGGACCCGGACTACCCGGCCGATCGGCTCGCCTACATGCTCGGTGACATCGAACCCGCCGCCGCCGTGTCCACTTCGGACGTCGACGGGCTCCCGGTGATCGACCCGGGACATCTGTCCCTTGTGGACACCGATCCGTCGATTCGGCTCAGCGACGACGCCCTCGCCTACGTCATCTACACCTCAGGCACCACCGGCAAGCCCAAGGGGGTCGCAGTTCCGCATCGTGGCGTCCCGAGCCTGATCGCGTTGCAGGAGGACATCGTCGGGATCGGGACCGCCGAGCGGTACCTGCACTTCGCCTCGACCAGTTTCGACGTCGCGTTCTGGCAGTTCATGCTGCCGCTGCTGTCCGGTGGCACGTCGGTCATCGCGCCGGAGGAGGTGCGTGTCTCCGGCGACGATCTGCTCGCCTACGCCGCCGAACACCGCGTCACCGGGCTCAACCTGCTCCCGTCGTTCCTGTCCGCGATGCCCGACGACGCGACCGTCGATCCGGACGTGTTCTTCGTCGTCGGCGCCGAACGGCTCGATCCGGAACTGGCCCGGCGCTGGGGGAACCGGCGGGCGCTGTTCAACGCCTACGGCCCGACCGAGGTCACCATCAACTCGGTCACCTGGCATTACGACCCGGCCGACCCCGGACCGCTGCCGATCGGCCGCCCGGATCCGGAGGTCCGCGCGTACGTCCTCGACGGGGGTCTGCTCCCGGTAGGGACGAACGTCACCGGCGAGCTCTACCTCGCCGGGCCGAAGCTCGCCCAGGGCTACGTGGGCCGGGCGGCGCTGACGGCCGAACGGTTCGTGGCCGATCCGTTCGGCCCGCCGGGCGAGCGCATGTACCGCACCGGTGACCTGGTCCGATGGCGGCCGGACGGGCAGATCGTGTTCCTCGGCCGCGCCGACCACCAGGTCAAGCTGCGTGGATTCCGGATCGAGCTCGGCGAGATCGAGACAGCGCTGACAGCGCACGACGACGTGCGTGCCTCCGCGGTGATCGTCCGCGAGGACCGGCTGGTCGCGTACGTCGTCCCTGTGGACGGCGCCGAACCCGAACCGGCCGCGCTGCGCGAGTACCTCGCCGCGGACCTGCCCGCGTACATGGTGCCCACCGCGTTCGTGCCACTGGACCGGTTGCCGCTCGGTCCGAGCGGCAAACTCGACCGGACCGCCTTGCCCGCGCCGGAGGCCCGGTCCGCGCAAGGCCGGGAACCCGCCACGCCGGCGGAGGCCGTCCTGCTGCGGGTGGTCCGGGACCTGCTCGGTCCCGGGGTCGGCCTGGACGACGGCTTCCTGGAGGCCGGCGGGGACAGCATCGCGTCGCTGCGGGTGGTCTCCCGCGCTCGTCGCGAGGGGCTGCACCTGACCGCGCGAGACGTGCTCGAAGGCGGCACCGTCGCCGGGATCGCGGCGCGCTGCGGCGAACCCGCGCGGGCGGAGGAAGCGCCCGCGGTCGGCGACGCACCACTCACGCCGATCATGCGCGATCTGCTGCTGCGCGCGGAAAAGGCGGCCGACGGGTTCTGCCAGTGGGTCGAGATCTGCGTGCCGGGGGCAAGCGACCTGGCGCGGTGGCGATCGGTGCTCGACGCCGTCCTCGCCCGCCATGACGTCCTGCGCGCGCACCTTGTCGAGGACGCGCTGCGCGTCCCCGACGTCGGCGCCGTGACCGCCCACTCGGTACTCACCACCGTCCAGGCGTCCGGCGATCCACGCGCGGTTCTGGACGCGCAGGTCGAGCGGATCGTCGCGCGGATGGACCCGCGCACGGGGCCGTTGCTCCGCGCGGTGCTGGTGGACGCGGGCGAAGAACGGCCGGGGCGGCTGTTGCTGGTGGCGCATCACCTGGTCGCCGACGCGGTGACCTGGCGAGTGCTGCTCGACGACGTCGAACAGGCCTTTTACGGCAACGCCCTGCACCGGCGCGGGCAGTCGTTCCTGGGCTGGGCGCGGTCACTGCGGTCCGCGGCACCGCATCGAGAGGACGAATCGCGGTATTGGCAAGGGATCTCCGCCGCGCCGGAGACCAGGCTCGGCCGCACCGGACTCGATCCGGCTCGCGACACCGTGGCCACCGCGCGCCACCACCGGCTCGACATCGGCGCGGACACCACCCACGCCGTGCTCACCGCGTTGCCCGCGGCCTACCGCACCGGTCCGGACACCGTGCTGCTGACCGCGCTGGCCCGCGCTGTCGGGGCCTGGCGCGGGACGCGGGCGGATCTGCTCGTCGCCGTCGAGAGCCACGGGCGGCCGGGGCACACGCCGGACTTCGCGGGCACCGTCGACCTGGCGCAGACCGCGGGCTGGTTCACCGCCGTGCATCCGGCGCGGATCGCGCCGCCCGCAGGATCGCTTCCGACGGCGCTGCGCGTGGTCCGTGACCACTTGCGTGCGGCGGGCGACGGCCTCGGCCACGGAATCCTCGGCGTCGAAGGGCCTCGGCCCGAGGTCGCCTGGAACTATCTCGGCCGGTTCCCCTCGGCCCCGGTCGAGGAAACCCCGTGGCAGCGCCCACCGGACGCCGATCCGCTCGGTTCGGGCGGCGGTGCGGACCTGCCGCTGCCGTACGCGCTGACGGTGAACGCGATGGTGCCCGACGGCGGCACGCTCGGCGTCCGCTTCACCTGGCCGTCCGCGCTGTTCGGCGACGACGAGATCGCCGTGCTGGGCGAACACTTCCGCCGCGAGCTGGACGAACTCGCCGCCGACCTGCCGGGGCCGGGCGAGGTGCTGCCGCTGACGCCGTTGCAGGAGGTCATCCTGCGCGAATCCCGGGCGGCGGACGAGGATCCGTATCCGGTCCAGGCGGCGTTCGCGTTGTCCGGCGACCTCGATGTCGACGCGTTGCGGGCGGCGGCGTCCGCGCTGGTGCGACGGCAGCCGAACCTCGGCGCCGTGTTCCCGACCTCGCACGAGGTCCAGGTGATCCCCGCGGCGCCGGAGGCCGGGTTCCGCGTCCGCGACGTGTCCGAAGTGGACACTGCGCTGGACGAGGAGCTCGCGGAGCCGTTCGACCTGGCGAACGGGCCGCTGTGGCGGGTCGCGGTGCTGCGACAAGGGCCAGAGCGTCAGACGCTCGTCCTGACCAGTCACCATCTGCTGTCCGACGGCTGGTCGGCGCCCCGCATCCTGGGCGAGTTGTTCGCCCTGTACGCGGGAAAGCCGTTGCCGGAGCCGGTTCCGCCGTCCCGATACACCCGCCTGCTCGCCGCGGCCGACCACTCGGCCGACGTCCGGGCCTGGCGGGCGGAACTCGACGGGCTTCCCGAAGGCGATCACCTGCCGAGAACCGGAGGCGCGGCCGAGCCCGCGCTGTTCACTGTGGACAGTGCGCTGGTCACGGAGCTCACCCGGTCGGGCGCGTCACGCGGGCTCACGGTCAACATGCTGCTGCAGGGCGCTTGGGCGGCCGTGCTCGCGGCTCACGCGGGGCGTCCGGACGTCAGCTTCGGGGTGATGACCTCGAACCGGACGTCCGATGTGGACGGTGTCGAGGAGATCATCGGCCTGCTGGCGAACAGTGTCCCGGTCCGCGCCAGGTTCACCGGGACGGTGGCCGAAGCACTCGCGGACTTGCAGGCACGGCAGCAGGCGATGGCCGGGCACCACCGGATCGGCCTGCCCGAACTCGCGTCGCTCGCCGGCCGCGAGCGGTTGTTCGACAGCTTGCTCGTCTTCGAGAACTATCCGGTGGATCCGGCGAAGCTGCGTGAACCGGCGCCTGGCCTGACCGTCACCGGCACCCGGTTCCGTGAACGGACCCACCATCCGGTGAGTGTCACCGTCGTTCCCGGCCAGGACGGCTGGGAAGGTGTCCTGTACGCGCGGGACGCCGATGCCCGGTCGCTGGCCGGCGATCTGGTCCGGTTCCTCGAGGAGTTGCCGTCCTGGCTGGACGGCGACGCGGCCGGATTCGTGGGTGAGCGATGA
- a CDS encoding ABC transporter ATP-binding protein: protein MSARLTARDLTLSYGDRVVSTRLSLDVPDRAFTAVVGPNACGKSTLLRAFVRLLRPSGGEVLLDGKDVGSFPGKGLARELGFLPQDPVAPEDVRVRQLIARGRFPHQSLFASWSEEDERAVLDAMTAAGVAGLADRPVQELSGGQRQRVWVALVLAQKTPYLLLDEPTSFLDIAHQYQLLSLLARLRDEGRTVIAVLHDINQACRYADHLVALRDGRIVAEGAPADIVDAELMKEVFDLPSVVVPDPVTGTPMVVPSC from the coding sequence ATGAGTGCCCGCTTGACCGCCCGGGATCTGACCCTGAGCTATGGCGACAGGGTCGTGTCGACCCGGCTGAGCCTCGACGTGCCCGATCGCGCGTTCACGGCCGTCGTCGGACCGAACGCCTGCGGCAAGTCCACTCTGCTGCGTGCGTTCGTCCGGCTGCTGCGGCCGTCCGGGGGAGAGGTCCTCCTGGACGGCAAGGACGTCGGTTCCTTCCCCGGCAAGGGTTTGGCGCGGGAGCTCGGCTTCCTGCCGCAGGATCCGGTCGCCCCGGAGGACGTCCGGGTCCGGCAGCTGATCGCACGCGGCCGGTTCCCGCACCAATCGCTGTTCGCGTCGTGGTCCGAAGAGGACGAACGCGCGGTGCTCGACGCGATGACCGCGGCCGGGGTCGCCGGGCTGGCCGACCGGCCGGTCCAGGAACTCTCCGGCGGGCAGCGGCAGCGCGTGTGGGTGGCGCTGGTGCTGGCACAGAAGACGCCATACCTCCTGCTCGACGAACCGACGTCGTTCCTCGACATCGCGCACCAGTACCAGTTGCTGTCGTTGCTGGCGCGCCTGCGCGACGAAGGGCGCACGGTGATCGCCGTCCTGCACGACATCAACCAGGCCTGCCGCTACGCCGACCACCTCGTCGCCTTGCGGGACGGGCGGATCGTGGCCGAAGGCGCTCCCGCCGACATCGTCGACGCGGAGCTGATGAAGGAGGTCTTCGATCTCCCCAGCGTCGTCGTGCCCGACCCGGTGACCGGAACCCCGATGGTGGTGCCCTCATGTTGA